From a single Collimonas pratensis genomic region:
- a CDS encoding DNA polymerase III subunit chi, whose amino-acid sequence MTQIDFHTNISDKFLYTCRLVRKARSAQRQIVILTGNNDELATLDRTLWTFSEHDFLPHVRAGDPLAAQTPVILAADEETEWPHHQMLINLSGKTPQHFARFERMFEIVSLAEDDKAAGRERYRFYQQRGYPLTHFVAENV is encoded by the coding sequence ATGACGCAAATCGACTTTCACACCAATATCTCGGATAAATTCCTGTACACCTGCCGACTGGTGCGCAAAGCCCGAAGCGCACAGCGCCAGATCGTCATCTTGACCGGCAATAACGACGAACTGGCGACGCTGGACCGCACGTTGTGGACGTTTTCGGAGCACGATTTCCTGCCCCACGTGCGCGCCGGCGACCCGCTCGCCGCGCAAACCCCGGTGATCCTCGCGGCCGATGAAGAGACGGAATGGCCGCATCACCAGATGCTGATCAACCTGTCCGGCAAGACGCCACAGCATTTCGCTCGCTTTGAAAGAATGTTTGAAATCGTTTCGCTGGCCGAGGACGACAAGGCCGCTGGCCGCGAGCGCTATCGCTTTTACCAGCAGCGTGGTTACCCGCTGACGCACTTTGTTGCCGAAAATGTTTAA
- a CDS encoding glutaredoxin family protein, which yields MTIGITMGIRSAATFFLLMLATSAQAQLYKSTGPDGKVTYSDTPPASGNVVQKKIGGGGDDTDGLPYELALAVKNHPVTLYSSDKCIPCDDGRKMLKERGIPFSEKTVKTNEDIAALRKIASDSQLPVLTVGRDKQSGFSSATWGSALSTAGYPESSRLPANYSNAAPVAAAQGARPAAKTTAPAATANSGDVPPATGNAPPGFRF from the coding sequence ATGACGATAGGTATCACGATGGGGATCAGAAGCGCTGCAACGTTTTTTCTGCTGATGCTGGCAACCAGTGCGCAGGCTCAGCTGTACAAGTCGACCGGCCCGGACGGCAAGGTCACGTATAGCGATACGCCGCCGGCCAGCGGCAATGTGGTGCAGAAGAAGATCGGCGGCGGCGGCGACGATACCGACGGCCTGCCGTATGAACTGGCGCTGGCGGTCAAGAATCATCCTGTCACCTTGTACAGTTCCGACAAGTGCATCCCTTGCGACGATGGCCGCAAAATGCTGAAGGAACGCGGCATCCCTTTCAGCGAAAAGACCGTCAAGACCAACGAGGATATCGCAGCGCTGCGCAAGATCGCCAGCGACAGCCAGTTGCCGGTGCTGACAGTAGGCCGCGACAAGCAAAGCGGCTTTTCCAGCGCCACTTGGGGCAGCGCCTTGAGCACAGCCGGTTATCCGGAAAGCAGCCGCTTGCCGGCAAACTATAGCAACGCGGCGCCGGTCGCCGCCGCACAAGGCGCGCGCCCGGCGGCAAAGACGACCGCCCCTGCCGCCACTGCCAATAGCGGCGACGTCCCGCCGGCCACCGGCAACGCGCCGCCCGGCTTCCGCTTTTAA